In Triticum urartu cultivar G1812 chromosome 6, Tu2.1, whole genome shotgun sequence, the following proteins share a genomic window:
- the LOC125514499 gene encoding potassium transporter 25 yields the protein MDLELAHGAGAPRKRGDSWAAVLLLAYQSLGVAYGDVATSPLYVFKSAFAGDDITHTAGNEEIYGVLSFVFWTLTLISLLKYVCIVLRANDGGEGGTFALYSLICRHVRAGLLPGGGNSDDLMADDKDAAASRRGAVSRARTVLERYRVLQRLLLFFALLGTCMLIGDGVLTPALSVFSAVSGLELSMEKAQHKYVGLPVTCAILVCLFALQHYGTHRVGFIFAPIVCIWLLCISMIGLYNIIHWNHHVYRALSPYYMYQFLKKTQKGGWLSLGGILLCVTGSEAMYADLGHFSQRSIQIAFISVVYPALVLAYMGQAAYISQHHSFENSYHIGFYVSVPEKLRWPVLVIAILASVVGSQAIITGTFSIIKQCSALSCFPGVKIVHTSSTVHGQIYIPEINWILMILCLAVTIGFNNTKHLANAQGLAVITVMLVTTCLMSLVIVLVWNKSIFIALGFLIFFGSIEVMYFSASLGKFHEGAWVPITLSFIFMVVMSVWHYGTIKKYEFDVQNKVSVNWLLNLGPSLGIVRVRGIGLIHTELMSGIPAIFSHFVTNLPAFHQVLVFLCVKSVPVPHVEPEERFLVGRIGPKEYRLYRVIVRYGYRDVQQDDLEFEKELINSIAEFIRSGGSDQNGFVEGSEKLSSISSGVIPLWEEDGAGEVDGPASPNKEINQQTVAPQRKKARFVLPKSAQVDAEVRSELQDLMDAREAGMSFILGHSHMKAKSGSSFVKRIVINFFYEFLRRNSRGPSYAANIPHASTLEVGMVYQV from the exons ATGGATCTGGAGCTCGCTCACGGCGCGGGGGCGCCGCGGAAG CGGGGGGATTCGTGGGCCGCGGTGCTGCTGCTGGCGTACCAGAGCCTCGGGGTGGCGTACGGCGACGTGGCCACGTCGCCGCTCTACGTCTTCAAGAGCGCCTTCGCCGGCGACGACATCACGCACACGGCGGGCAACGAGGAGATCTACGGCGTCCTCTCCTTCGTCTTCTGGACGCTCACCCTCATCTCCCTCCTCAAGTACGTCTGCATCGTGCTCCGCGCCAAcgacggcggcgagggcggcaCCTTCGCGCTCTACTCCCTCATCTGCCGCCACGTGCGGGCCGGCCTCCTGCCCGGCGGCGGCAACAGCGACGACCTCATGGCGGACGACAAGGACGCCGCCGCCAGCCGTCGCGGCGCCGTCTCCAGGGCCAGGACGGTGCTGGAGAGGTACAGGGTGCTGCAGAGGCTCCTGCTCTTCTTCGCGCTGCTCGGGACGTGTATGCTCATCGGCGACGGCGTGCTCACCCCTGCGCTCTCCG TGTTCTCCGCGGTCTCGGGGCTCGAGCTATCAATGGAGAAGGCGCAACACAAAT ATGTAGGGCTTCCGGTGACGTGCGCGATACTCGTATGCTTGTTTGCTCTGCAACACTATGGCACGCACAGAGTTGGGTTTATCTTTGCGCCAATCGTCTGCATTTGGCTTCTCTGCATAAGCATGATCGGGCTCTACAACATCATCCACTGGAACCACCATGTGTATCGAGCCCTTTCGCCCTACTACATGTATCAGTTTCTCAAGAAGACCCAAAAAGGTGGCTGGCTGTCACTGGGTGGAATCCTTCTCTGTGTAACAG GCTCGGAAGCTATGTATGCAGATCTTGGACATTTCTCGCAACGATCAATTCAG ATTGCGTTCATATCAGTGGTTTATCCAGCTCTTGTTCTGGCTTATATGGGACAGGCTGCCTATATCTCTCAACACCACAGCTTTGAGAATAGCTATCATATTGGGTTCTATGTTTCAGTACCAG AAAAACTCAGATGGCCTGTTCTAGTGATCGCTATCCTAGCATCTGTAGTCGGAAGCCAAGCGATTATTACTGGTACCTTCTCAATTATCAAGCAGTGCTCTGCACTAAGTTGCTTCCCTGGTGTAAAGATCGTGCACACATCCTCTACGGTGCATGGTCAGATATACATACCTGAGATCAATTGGATCCTGATGATACTGTGTCTGGCTGTTACTATTGGCTTCAATAACACAAAGCACTTGGCGAACGCACAAG GTCTTGCGGTCATAACGGTTATGCTTGTCACCACTTGTTTAATGTCATTGGTTATCGTGCTTGTCTGGAACAAAAGTATCTTCATTGCCCTTGGTTTCCTGATTTTCTTTGGCTCAATCGAAGTAATGTACTTCTCAGCTTCCCTTGGCAAGTTTCATGAAGGTGCCTGGGTCCCTATTACCCTTTCCTTCATATTTATGGTGGTCATGTCTGTGTGGCACTATGGCACAATAAAGAAGTACGAGTTTGATGTTCAAAACAAGGTTTCAGTAAACTGGTTACTGAACCTCGGCCCTTCACTGGGAATTGTTCGTGTTCGAGGCATTGGGCTGATACATACAGAGCTTATGTCGGGAATTCCAGCCATTTTCTCCCATTTCGTAACAAATCTGCCAGCATTTCACCAG GTACTGGTCTTTCTCTGTGTTAAATCAGTTCCAGTGCCACATGTTGAACCAGAAGAGAGATTTCTGGTGGGTCGCATTGGTCCGAAAGAGTACAGGCTATACAGGGTCATTGTCAGATATGGGTACCGTGATGTGCAGCAGGATGACCTAGAATTTGAGAAGGAGCTAATCAACAGCATAGCGGAGTTCATTCGCAGTGGGGGGTCTGACCAGAATGGCTTTGTGGAAGGCAGCGAGAAACTCTCCTCCATTAGCAGCGGTGTCATTCCATTGTGGGAGGAGGACGGTGCCGGTGAAGTTGATGGGCCGGCATCCCCTAACAAGGAGATAAACCAACAAACTGTGGCGCCACAGCGAAAGAAAGCGAGGTTTGTGCTGCCAAAGAGCGCCCAGGTGGACGCCGAGGTGCGGAGCGAGCTGCAGGACCTGATGGACGCAAGGGAGGCTGGCATGTCCTTCATTCTGGGCCACTCCCACATGAAGGCCAAGAGCGGGTCTAGCTTCGTGAAGCGGATCGTGATCAACTTCTTCTACGAGTTCCTGAGGAGGAACAGCCGCGGCCCGTCCTACGCCGCCAACATACCCCATGCTTCCACCCTGGAGGTAGGAATGGTCTACCAGGTGTGA